In one Zalophus californianus isolate mZalCal1 chromosome 10, mZalCal1.pri.v2, whole genome shotgun sequence genomic region, the following are encoded:
- the LOC113933181 gene encoding zinc finger protein 501-like, producing MDYLTIEAEEEVLPAITTEDASLPQKQNTEEMEPTVELLPVEFQELVTVKDEEMDFAHVEEEEQLNSAQRYMGMDMKVENCGSLVFWDSESIPETKESFSKQRLYEEVSPERELIMERLKKDESWDSRLIEAWQCEGTLERQQGNQKKDLRQVIIKSKKNPVEDCSETGESSNPIQHRNIYSVKKPWKCNECGKSFSYYSAFILHQRIHTGEKPYVCNECGKAFSRSSSLIQHQRIHTGEKPYECNECGKAFSHRSALIQHHIIHTGEKPYECNECGKAFNQSTYLIQHHRIHTGEKPYKCKVCGKAFNDTSSLIKHQRVHTGEKPYGCTECGKAFSDRSGLTQHQRTHTGEKPYECSECGKAFSYCSALIQHQGTHTGEKPYKCNECGKAFSDRSALVRHQRIHTGEKPYKCKECKKAFSQSSSLTKHLRTHTGEKPYKCNDCDKAFSQSSSLIQHQKTHTGEKHYKCKKCEKTFSVRSAFHQHKEIHDG from the exons gaattggTGACAGTCAAGGATGAGGAAATGGATTTCGCTCATGTGGAAGAAGAAGAACAGCTGAATTCTGCCCAAAGGTACATGGGCATGGATATGAAAGTGGAGAATTGTGGGAGCCTGGTATTCTGGG attccgaatctatacctgaaactaaagaATCCTTTTCAAAGCAGAGACTTTATGAAGAAGTGTCACCTGAAAGAGAGCTGATAATGGAGAGACTTAAAAAGGAtgagtcctgggactccagactGATAGAAGCCTGGCAATGTGAAGGCACATTAGAAAGGCAGCAAGGAAATCAGAAGAAAGATTTAAGGCAAGTCAtaattaaaagcaagaaaaacccTGTGGAGGATTGTAGTGAAACTGGGGAGAGTTCAAACCCAATTCAACATCGCAACATTTACTCAGTGAAAAAGCCTTGGAAGTGCAATGAATGTGGGAAGTCCTTCAGTTACTATTCAGCCTTTATCctacatcagagaattcatactggagagaagccTTATGTATGTAATGAGTGTGGAAAGGCCTTTAGTCGGAGCTCATCACTTATTCAGCATCAGAGgattcacactggagagaaaccctatgagtgTAACGAATGTGGGAAGGCTTTCAGTCATCGGTCAGCCCTCATCCAACATCACATCATTCATACTGGAGAAAAGCCCTATgagtgtaatgaatgtgggaaggccttcaacCAAAGCACATACCTTATTCAACATCACAGAatccatactggagagaaaccctataaatgcAAGGTATGTGGGAAAGCTTTCAATGACACCTCATCCCTTATTAAACATCAAAgggttcacactggagaaaaaccctatGGATGTAcagagtgtgggaaagcctttagtGACAGGTCGGGCCTGACCCAACATCAGAGAACTCATACAGGGGAAAAGCCAtatgaatgcagtgaatgtgggaaagctttcagttaCTGTTCAGCTCTTATACAGCATCAAGGAACCCATACTGGggagaaaccttacaaatgtaatgaatgtgggaaagccttcagtgaCCGCTCAGCTCTTGTAagacatcagagaattcataccggagagaaaccttacaaatgtaaagaatgcAAGAAAGCCTTCAGCCAGAGCTCATCTCTTACAAAGCATCTGAGaactcatactggagagaaaccgtATAAATGCAATGACTGTGACAAAGCCTTCAGCCAGAGTTCATCTCTTATTCAACACCAGAAAACCCATACGGGAGAAAAACACTACAAGTGTAAGAAATGTGAGAAAACCTTTAGTGTGCGTTCAGCCTTTCATCAACACAAAGAAATTCATGATGGATAG